The following proteins are co-located in the Pedobacter sp. FW305-3-2-15-E-R2A2 genome:
- a CDS encoding MFS transporter codes for MEFLKIKVSVFINYLLFGIMLNSVGTVILQAQRYYGVSASSASVLEAFKDITIAVVSFIVASFITRIGYKKSMQIGLAAVAIACFIVPSVKTFIAVKLLFAITGASFALIKISVFGTIGLITKTEKAHISLMSFIESFFMIGILSGYFIFSYFIDDADAASGRWFTVYYLIGTFYLLALVLLSISPLNESAAKPEPGIKFKQSYTDMLKLLMLPLVVSFVVCAFLYVLIEQSIMSWLPTFNNKVLHLPSSISVLMAGIMASSTAIGRFLAGVVLKRISWYICLTVCLFAAAGLVLIAIPLASGTSPHEIQVWADVPFAAYIFPLIGFFLAPVYPAINSVILGALPKNQHGTMSGLIVVFSALGGSLGSLITGYIFQHYGGQTAFYFSLLPITVLTVALFLFQKMKTRHLIQHTLS; via the coding sequence ATGGAATTCTTGAAAATTAAGGTCTCGGTATTCATCAACTATTTATTATTCGGCATTATGCTGAATAGTGTCGGTACGGTGATCCTGCAGGCACAACGATACTATGGAGTTTCGGCTTCTTCCGCCTCTGTTCTGGAAGCCTTCAAAGACATCACGATTGCGGTAGTTTCTTTTATTGTCGCTTCATTTATCACCAGGATAGGCTATAAAAAATCAATGCAGATTGGTCTTGCAGCCGTGGCGATAGCTTGTTTTATCGTTCCTTCCGTAAAGACCTTTATCGCAGTTAAATTGCTGTTTGCCATTACGGGAGCCAGTTTCGCCCTGATCAAGATTTCCGTATTTGGAACCATTGGCTTAATTACCAAAACTGAAAAGGCACACATCAGTTTGATGAGCTTTATTGAAAGCTTTTTTATGATTGGAATTTTATCCGGCTATTTCATCTTCAGTTATTTTATTGACGATGCAGACGCGGCCTCAGGGAGATGGTTTACAGTTTACTACCTGATTGGTACCTTCTATCTGCTGGCCCTGGTATTATTGAGCATTTCGCCACTTAATGAATCGGCGGCGAAGCCTGAACCAGGAATAAAATTTAAGCAATCCTATACTGATATGCTCAAATTATTGATGTTGCCATTGGTCGTTTCCTTTGTTGTATGTGCATTTCTGTATGTTTTAATTGAACAGAGCATCATGAGCTGGCTACCTACATTCAATAACAAAGTTCTGCATTTGCCATCCTCGATCAGTGTTCTCATGGCGGGTATTATGGCCAGTTCGACGGCCATAGGACGTTTCCTTGCCGGGGTTGTTTTGAAGAGAATCTCTTGGTATATCTGTCTTACTGTTTGTCTTTTCGCCGCTGCGGGACTGGTTCTTATTGCCATTCCTCTTGCTTCCGGCACGAGTCCGCATGAGATCCAGGTTTGGGCCGATGTTCCATTCGCTGCCTATATTTTTCCCCTGATCGGATTTTTTCTCGCACCTGTTTACCCTGCCATTAATTCTGTCATCCTGGGCGCATTGCCAAAAAATCAGCATGGAACGATGTCCGGACTAATCGTAGTTTTCTCTGCATTAGGTGGCTCTTTAGGATCTCTGATCACCGGCTATATCTTTCAACATTATGGAGGTCAGACGGCCTTTTACTTCTCACTGCTGCCGATCACTGTCCTCACTGTGGCCCTGTTCCTGTTTCAAAAAATGAAAACAAGGCACCTCATTCAACACACGTTAAGTTAA
- a CDS encoding TonB-dependent receptor — MKRYLFFIAACCLLSSAETTYSKVPVIHLKARETVTGTVVDKNDQPIVGATVVIKGTKTGTSTDRDGKFALNLTPDAKVLIVSAIGYRSIEQSVSAGGSLKITLLEDLMELNAVVVTGSVNPLKKIESSVAITSFNSKTIQQFAPSSAADLLKHVPGFVVETSGGEVGNNLFSRGIPSAGAYEYVQIQEDGMPVFEDGALQFANADNWLRVDETISRMEALRGGSGSVFATNSPGGIINFITKTGSNDFSGTAKMTTGTSGLFRTDLNVGGALIQDKLFFNVGGFYRTENGVRNPGFKGNDGGQVKMNLKYNLDKGFIKLSYKKLNDRNLFLLPIPLTDRNNPKGIEGFNANTGTLTSRNFSQLDIPQYGGGSFKRNLEDGVHPIVDAVGAEFKTDLGGGFTLSNNTRYTKINLEYTAIFPGAEPQTAADFAAGYRTNGGAFPVLSPEYTNVNTGAVINPGLVAKVGYWAIDKQMKNFANNLRFDYKNDKVALSLGYYYSNWTSNQQWNWSNLLVSVSDNPQLLNLVDKSVSEGGSNRSRTYNGVTDISWLTRQTQTKGNLNAVFGNAEIKATDQLTFDIGLRFDMDRYTGYKNKPNAVLQNLDNSSSSNNNFAGTTADNSITVLSGAYQYWKYDVNRLSGSAAANYKFADDMAAYVRYSNGFRSPIEEAYFENMDKLDQLKPTVINQFELGYKYQAKQFALFANAFYMDLADLAFTDILLNGQSENKFAKARNYGMELEGQFTAGNFSLTINATLQDPKFTDFSGEGVNNNGNRVRRIPGFYGTIRPAYNLTKNLAIYAEVNHFGKKYSDNENLSLLPTFDVLNAGVSLKVKRMRFALDASNLTNTIGLTEGNPRVTTAPGTIYYARPILGRFAKLSAAFDF, encoded by the coding sequence ATGAAAAGATATCTATTCTTTATTGCCGCCTGCTGCCTGTTGAGCAGTGCAGAAACAACTTATAGTAAAGTACCGGTAATACACCTGAAGGCCAGAGAAACAGTGACCGGTACCGTAGTAGATAAAAATGACCAGCCAATTGTCGGTGCAACAGTGGTCATCAAGGGAACTAAAACCGGCACCTCAACCGACCGGGACGGTAAGTTTGCCCTAAACCTGACTCCTGATGCCAAAGTTCTGATCGTTAGTGCCATCGGTTACAGGAGTATTGAACAATCGGTTTCTGCAGGCGGATCCCTAAAAATCACCCTGCTGGAGGATTTGATGGAGCTGAATGCCGTAGTGGTGACTGGTTCCGTAAATCCTTTAAAGAAAATTGAATCCAGTGTGGCCATTACCAGTTTTAATAGCAAAACCATCCAGCAGTTTGCCCCTTCGAGTGCTGCTGATTTATTAAAGCATGTGCCGGGTTTTGTGGTGGAAACTTCCGGTGGAGAAGTGGGGAATAACCTGTTCTCAAGAGGGATTCCTTCTGCAGGAGCCTATGAATATGTTCAGATTCAGGAAGATGGCATGCCTGTTTTTGAAGATGGTGCATTGCAATTTGCAAACGCCGATAACTGGCTGCGTGTTGATGAGACGATTTCTCGTATGGAGGCACTTAGAGGCGGTTCTGGTTCTGTTTTTGCCACCAATTCCCCCGGAGGAATTATCAATTTTATCACTAAAACAGGAAGCAATGATTTCTCGGGAACAGCAAAAATGACCACTGGAACTTCCGGGTTATTTCGGACTGACCTGAATGTCGGAGGAGCGCTGATACAAGATAAATTGTTCTTCAATGTAGGTGGGTTTTACAGGACTGAAAACGGCGTTCGTAACCCTGGTTTTAAAGGGAACGACGGCGGACAGGTAAAGATGAATCTGAAATACAACCTGGATAAGGGTTTTATCAAATTGTCTTACAAGAAACTTAATGACAGAAACTTATTCTTGCTGCCCATTCCATTAACCGATAGGAATAATCCCAAAGGGATTGAGGGATTTAATGCGAATACCGGAACATTGACGTCAAGAAATTTCAGTCAGCTGGATATTCCTCAATATGGTGGCGGTTCTTTTAAAAGAAACCTTGAAGATGGGGTTCATCCTATTGTGGATGCCGTAGGAGCTGAATTTAAAACAGATTTAGGTGGTGGTTTTACTTTAAGTAACAATACCAGATATACTAAAATCAATTTGGAATATACTGCCATTTTTCCTGGTGCTGAACCGCAAACTGCTGCTGATTTTGCTGCGGGATATCGTACTAACGGCGGAGCATTTCCAGTGTTAAGCCCTGAATATACCAATGTAAATACCGGTGCGGTAATTAACCCCGGACTGGTTGCAAAAGTTGGTTACTGGGCAATTGATAAACAAATGAAAAACTTTGCCAACAACCTGAGGTTTGATTATAAAAATGATAAAGTGGCTTTATCCCTTGGTTATTATTACTCGAACTGGACTTCTAACCAGCAATGGAACTGGAGTAACCTGTTGGTATCAGTTTCTGATAATCCTCAACTGTTAAACCTGGTGGATAAATCCGTTTCTGAAGGAGGAAGTAACCGGTCCAGAACCTATAACGGGGTAACTGATATTTCCTGGTTAACCAGGCAGACACAAACAAAAGGAAACCTGAATGCGGTTTTTGGAAATGCTGAAATAAAAGCAACAGATCAGTTGACCTTCGATATCGGTTTGCGTTTTGACATGGACCGTTATACCGGATACAAGAATAAGCCCAATGCTGTTTTACAAAATCTGGACAACAGTTCTTCCTCCAATAATAATTTCGCAGGTACTACCGCTGATAATTCAATAACGGTCTTATCCGGTGCTTATCAGTATTGGAAATATGATGTGAACCGTTTATCGGGAAGTGCGGCAGCAAACTATAAGTTTGCAGATGATATGGCAGCTTACGTACGCTATAGCAATGGTTTCCGTTCGCCGATTGAGGAAGCTTATTTTGAGAATATGGATAAGCTGGATCAATTAAAGCCAACCGTGATCAATCAGTTTGAGCTGGGCTATAAATATCAGGCGAAACAGTTTGCACTTTTTGCTAATGCTTTTTATATGGACCTTGCTGATCTGGCCTTTACAGATATCCTGTTAAACGGGCAATCGGAAAACAAATTCGCAAAAGCGCGTAACTATGGAATGGAGCTGGAAGGACAGTTTACTGCCGGAAATTTCAGTTTAACCATCAATGCAACCTTACAAGATCCAAAATTTACCGACTTTTCCGGAGAAGGAGTAAATAACAATGGAAACAGGGTACGTAGAATTCCTGGTTTTTATGGAACCATTCGCCCTGCTTATAATCTGACAAAGAACCTGGCCATCTACGCAGAAGTGAATCATTTTGGGAAGAAGTATTCAGACAATGAAAACTTAAGCCTCCTGCCTACTTTTGATGTACTGAACGCAGGGGTATCCCTGAAAGTTAAGCGGATGCGGTTTGCATTGGATGCTTCAAACTTAACCAATACGATTGGTCTTACAGAAGGAAATCCAAGGGTAACTACGGCTCCAGGTACGATCTACTATGCCAGACCTATTCTGGGCAGATTTGCTAAACTCTCTGCGGCATTTGACTTCTAA
- a CDS encoding DUF4374 domain-containing protein, producing MKINNGSSSGTANNIIPGTMTKSAKNAVLFFSLIILFCCLTFCREQPGNVSAASEKKYSIYILGKDGKEYIMETNTLDSGILYPEKTGAKLDEKEIDRELVVRDRFYYLLNRKKDSFIKYKEAEQTITEVASAPLENFSVDNYYWLNKDTLLLTGLNTTDYSQVKYAIIQTDDMKVLTIGDLAVPRPFGKYTSISTGFVELRNKQLFLGYTYHQKLSSYDYTTSDTTYLALFNYPQMTKIRIDKDVRSTYPGGTNLVQPYSFNDEKGNYYFMTCPGIALGNRADLPTGIFRINAGADALDKNYFFNISGSVINNHAYGIWYLGGNQAIIRTERKDLFKGLSDHYSTAHFEFYLIDLSLGKVLKKLELPLDKGTRRACVIVSGNTAYIAVNSTKEGNYVWLYHIKTGALEKGLQLAGDTDFIMRIDKIQK from the coding sequence ATGAAAATCAATAATGGATCTTCCTCCGGCACTGCAAACAACATCATCCCAGGAACTATGACCAAATCAGCAAAAAATGCTGTCCTTTTCTTTAGCTTAATTATCCTTTTTTGTTGCCTGACTTTCTGCCGGGAGCAACCAGGTAATGTCAGTGCTGCATCAGAAAAAAAATACAGCATTTATATTTTAGGGAAAGACGGGAAAGAATATATTATGGAGACCAATACTTTAGATAGTGGCATATTGTATCCTGAAAAGACTGGTGCAAAACTCGATGAAAAAGAGATCGATCGTGAACTTGTGGTACGGGACAGGTTTTACTACCTGTTGAACAGAAAAAAAGATTCTTTTATAAAATACAAAGAAGCAGAACAGACCATAACAGAGGTAGCTTCCGCGCCGTTAGAAAACTTTTCAGTCGACAACTATTATTGGTTAAATAAGGACACACTCCTGCTAACCGGCCTAAACACGACCGACTATAGCCAGGTGAAATATGCGATCATACAAACAGACGACATGAAGGTCCTTACCATTGGTGATCTCGCTGTTCCCCGGCCTTTTGGGAAATATACTTCCATCTCAACCGGATTTGTAGAACTGAGAAATAAGCAACTGTTTCTGGGCTATACTTATCACCAAAAATTGAGCTCTTACGATTATACCACCAGTGACACCACCTATCTCGCCTTATTTAATTATCCTCAGATGACTAAGATCAGGATCGATAAAGATGTGCGCTCTACCTACCCCGGCGGAACCAACCTGGTGCAACCTTATTCTTTCAATGATGAAAAAGGCAATTATTATTTTATGACCTGTCCGGGGATTGCACTGGGAAACCGTGCTGACCTTCCTACCGGAATATTCCGGATCAATGCAGGAGCAGATGCTTTGGACAAAAACTACTTTTTCAACATCTCCGGCTCTGTTATCAACAACCATGCTTACGGAATATGGTATCTCGGAGGTAATCAGGCCATCATCAGAACAGAGCGGAAAGATTTATTTAAAGGGCTGAGTGACCATTACAGCACTGCTCATTTTGAATTCTATCTGATCGACCTCTCTTTAGGAAAGGTATTAAAGAAACTGGAACTTCCATTAGATAAGGGAACGAGAAGGGCCTGTGTGATCGTTTCCGGAAATACGGCTTACATCGCGGTGAATTCTACCAAAGAAGGCAATTATGTCTGGCTTTATCATATAAAAACAGGAGCCTTAGAAAAAGGACTTCAACTTGCCGGAGATACAGATTTCATCATGAGAATCGACAAGATTCAAAAGTAA
- a CDS encoding AraC family transcriptional regulator, with translation MKIHFEIVKPDEASSMRFLYQNQPIHEFVWEYHYHPEYELVCVISGGGTRHVGSHISMYEDGDLVLIGSNVPHSGFGLNARDPHEEIVIQIKPEVMQQWISDFPEMQHIAALVERSKYGIKFNGSIKEKVKEILVNMKDMLPFERKINFLQVLHILGSSEDYHILNEKAIIADLVSKHRSRLQKIFTYVEHYYHEEIDIETVAGLVNISVPSFCNYFKKTTHITFTEFVNRYRIQKACLFLQQDKTIAQVCFESGFNNVTYFNKIFKKIINKTPSDFRKGK, from the coding sequence ATGAAAATTCACTTTGAGATTGTAAAACCTGATGAGGCTTCATCGATGCGGTTCTTATATCAGAACCAACCTATCCATGAGTTTGTTTGGGAATATCACTACCATCCGGAATACGAGCTGGTCTGTGTGATTTCCGGTGGTGGAACCCGACATGTAGGTTCCCATATCAGCATGTATGAAGATGGAGACCTGGTGCTGATCGGCTCCAATGTGCCACATTCCGGATTTGGCTTGAATGCAAGGGATCCTCATGAAGAAATTGTCATTCAGATCAAGCCCGAAGTGATGCAGCAATGGATTTCGGATTTCCCTGAAATGCAACACATCGCGGCATTGGTAGAGCGGTCGAAGTATGGCATTAAATTTAATGGCAGCATTAAGGAAAAGGTAAAAGAAATATTGGTCAATATGAAAGATATGCTGCCTTTTGAAAGGAAGATCAACTTTCTGCAGGTGCTCCATATTTTAGGGAGCAGTGAAGATTATCACATTTTAAATGAGAAGGCCATTATCGCCGATCTGGTGAGCAAACACAGGTCCCGGCTACAAAAGATCTTTACCTATGTAGAACATTATTACCACGAAGAGATTGACATTGAAACTGTGGCCGGACTGGTCAACATCTCTGTTCCTTCTTTCTGCAATTATTTTAAGAAAACGACTCACATTACTTTTACCGAATTCGTGAACCGCTACCGCATTCAAAAAGCTTGTCTTTTCTTACAACAGGATAAGACCATTGCCCAGGTCTGCTTTGAATCGGGATTTAATAATGTGACCTATTTCAACAAGATTTTTAAAAAGATCATCAACAAAACACCTTCAGACTTTAGAAAAGGAAAATAA
- a CDS encoding peptidase domain-containing ABC transporter — translation MSTKVKQRDITDCGAACLASIASHYKLDLPVAKIRQFAGTDKKGTNVLGMVEAAQKLGFEAKGVKGPFESLFKIPKPAVAHLIVKDILQHYVVIYKVNSKFIDVMDPIDGQMHRRTHEEFKKEWTGALVLLLPSEEFETGNEKVSVSGRFWNLIRPHKRILIQALFGAIVYTILGLSTSIFVQKLVDFVLVDGNRNLLNLMSIAMVVILVIQLFVGMTKTIFTLKTGQMIDAQLILGYYKHLLRLPQQFFDTMRVGEIISRINDAVKIRAFLNDVSINFLVNIFIVVFSFAMMFTYYWKLALLMLAVIPLYLLIYFVADKLNKKAQRLLMEDSAELESQLVESLNAVGTIKRFGLESFANEKTEVRFVKLLKDGFKSNMNSVFAGTSSELTSRLLTIVLLWVGAGYVIDSKITPGELLSFYTLIGYFTGPVSSLIGMNKTVQDAVIAADRLFEIMDLERENDENQVELSPDKIGDIHFENVSFRYGTRVSVFDNLNLIIPKGKFTAIVGESGSGKSTLMSILQNIYPIQGGNVRIGKYDLKYIKTATLRRAVSVVPQQIDLFAGNVIENIAIGDYEPDMQKIIDISTQLGLIGFIESLPRGFQTYLGENGTTLSGGQRQRIAIARALYRDPEILILDEATSSLDSASEKYVQRMIDILKSKQKTVIVIAHRLSTLSNADKIIVLDKGVVVEQGSHKELRFSPNSAYANLWKLQLPEEI, via the coding sequence ATGAGCACTAAAGTAAAACAAAGAGACATTACAGATTGCGGTGCAGCTTGCCTGGCTTCCATTGCATCGCATTATAAACTGGATTTGCCTGTGGCAAAGATCAGACAATTTGCAGGTACGGATAAAAAAGGAACCAATGTTTTGGGAATGGTGGAAGCCGCTCAGAAATTAGGTTTTGAGGCCAAAGGCGTAAAAGGACCTTTTGAGAGTTTATTTAAAATACCAAAACCTGCAGTTGCACACCTCATTGTCAAAGACATCCTGCAGCATTATGTCGTGATCTATAAAGTGAATAGTAAGTTTATCGATGTGATGGACCCTATTGATGGTCAGATGCACCGGAGGACACATGAGGAGTTTAAAAAAGAATGGACCGGAGCTTTAGTGTTATTGTTACCTTCAGAAGAGTTCGAAACGGGAAATGAAAAGGTCTCTGTGTCCGGACGTTTCTGGAACTTAATAAGACCACATAAGCGCATTTTAATCCAGGCTTTATTTGGAGCAATCGTATATACGATTTTAGGCTTATCGACTTCCATCTTTGTTCAAAAGCTGGTAGACTTTGTATTGGTTGATGGCAACAGAAATCTGCTCAATCTGATGAGCATTGCGATGGTGGTCATCCTGGTTATCCAGCTGTTTGTTGGAATGACAAAAACGATCTTTACCCTGAAAACGGGGCAGATGATCGACGCTCAATTGATCTTAGGATATTATAAACACCTGCTCAGATTACCGCAGCAGTTTTTCGATACGATGCGTGTCGGAGAGATTATTTCCAGGATTAACGATGCCGTTAAGATCAGGGCTTTCCTGAATGATGTCAGCATTAACTTTCTGGTCAATATTTTCATTGTGGTGTTTTCATTTGCCATGATGTTTACCTATTACTGGAAGCTGGCTTTACTGATGCTGGCTGTAATTCCCCTGTATTTGCTGATTTATTTTGTAGCTGATAAGCTCAATAAAAAAGCACAACGCTTACTAATGGAAGATTCTGCCGAGCTGGAGTCTCAGCTTGTAGAAAGTCTCAATGCAGTAGGAACCATCAAACGTTTTGGCCTGGAATCTTTTGCCAATGAAAAGACCGAAGTTCGCTTTGTAAAGCTATTGAAGGATGGTTTTAAATCTAATATGAACTCTGTTTTTGCGGGAACATCCTCAGAACTCACTTCCCGTTTATTGACCATTGTCTTGCTATGGGTAGGGGCTGGGTATGTAATAGACAGCAAGATTACGCCTGGAGAGCTTTTGTCATTTTATACACTGATCGGTTATTTTACAGGACCCGTTTCTTCTCTGATAGGGATGAATAAAACAGTTCAGGATGCGGTAATTGCTGCGGACAGGTTATTCGAGATTATGGACCTGGAACGTGAAAACGACGAGAATCAGGTTGAACTCAGTCCTGATAAGATCGGAGACATCCATTTTGAAAATGTATCATTTCGTTATGGAACCAGAGTCTCTGTTTTTGACAATTTAAACCTGATCATTCCTAAAGGAAAGTTCACCGCTATAGTGGGGGAAAGTGGTTCTGGAAAATCGACCTTAATGTCGATCCTACAGAATATTTATCCAATTCAGGGAGGGAACGTGCGGATTGGAAAATATGATTTAAAATATATAAAAACAGCCACGCTCCGTCGTGCTGTTTCTGTAGTTCCCCAGCAAATTGATCTGTTTGCCGGTAATGTAATTGAGAATATCGCCATAGGAGATTATGAACCGGATATGCAAAAGATCATCGATATTTCTACTCAATTGGGCTTGATTGGTTTCATTGAATCCTTACCCAGAGGCTTTCAAACCTACCTGGGAGAAAATGGAACCACCTTATCTGGCGGACAAAGACAAAGAATCGCCATAGCAAGAGCCCTGTACCGCGATCCTGAAATTCTGATATTGGATGAAGCCACCTCTTCTCTCGACTCTGCTTCTGAAAAATATGTACAAAGGATGATCGATATCCTCAAATCAAAACAGAAGACGGTGATTGTTATTGCGCATCGTCTGAGTACGCTGAGCAATGCTGATAAAATCATTGTGCTCGATAAAGGTGTAGTGGTTGAACAGGGCAGTCATAAGGAATTGCGTTTTAGCCCGAATTCAGCCTATGCTAACCTTTGGAAGCTCCAACTGCCTGAAGAGATCTGA
- the treF gene encoding alpha,alpha-trehalase TreF: MSSHLFYIEDLQELFSDVQTQRIFADQKVFPDCLPRFTAPEILEKYRRQQHEPAFDLLEFVKENFILPPNEEFEITVQEENPVIHIQNLWDKLSRRTEAEFSSLIQLPQKFVVPGGRFREFFYWDSYFTMLGLQVSRRIDLIENMVDNFAYLIAEFGFIPNGNRSYFLSRSQPPFFSLMLDLLAEEKGEGCYLKYLPQLKAEYAFWMNGSERLSPAEPAYEHSVRLPEGVLLNRFWDKENTPRPEGYYEDLEIFNHSTTEKADLYRNIRAACASGWDFSGRWFADGQDISTIKTTDLIPVDLNSLLWHLESTLAKCAALAGNGEEQEYYHKKANQRASAIRKYLWNEEKGGYFDYDFKRGLASEAWSMAMAFPLFFGLASEAEAEKVMGHLQTVFLKEGGLLTTPNTTGQQWDAPNGWAPLQWIGYKAAVNYGAVQLAGDIAGNWMATVERVFKTTGKMMEKYNVVDSALAAGGGEYPNQNGFGWTNGVYLKMKMNE, encoded by the coding sequence ATGTCAAGTCACTTATTCTATATTGAAGATTTACAAGAATTGTTTTCTGATGTTCAGACGCAACGGATTTTTGCAGACCAGAAGGTTTTTCCCGACTGTCTGCCCAGATTTACTGCGCCTGAAATTTTAGAGAAATACCGTAGACAGCAACATGAACCAGCTTTTGATTTGCTGGAATTTGTAAAAGAAAATTTCATATTACCACCCAATGAAGAATTCGAGATCACAGTACAGGAAGAAAATCCGGTAATCCATATTCAAAATCTATGGGACAAACTCAGCAGAAGAACAGAAGCTGAATTTAGTTCCCTGATTCAACTTCCTCAGAAGTTTGTGGTACCAGGAGGACGTTTCAGAGAGTTTTTTTATTGGGATAGCTATTTTACCATGTTAGGACTGCAAGTGTCCCGCAGGATTGATCTGATTGAAAATATGGTGGATAATTTTGCTTACCTGATTGCAGAATTTGGCTTTATTCCAAATGGAAACAGGAGTTATTTCCTCAGTCGCTCCCAACCCCCCTTCTTTTCTTTGATGCTGGATTTGCTCGCAGAAGAAAAAGGCGAGGGTTGCTACCTGAAATACCTGCCCCAATTGAAAGCTGAATATGCTTTCTGGATGAATGGAAGCGAGCGTTTAAGTCCGGCTGAACCGGCTTATGAACACAGTGTGAGGTTGCCAGAAGGAGTTTTGTTAAACCGCTTCTGGGATAAAGAAAACACGCCACGTCCGGAGGGCTATTATGAGGATCTGGAAATCTTCAATCATTCGACTACAGAAAAAGCGGATCTATATCGGAATATCAGAGCCGCATGTGCGTCTGGCTGGGATTTTTCAGGCCGTTGGTTTGCCGATGGGCAGGACATCAGTACTATAAAAACAACAGATCTGATTCCCGTGGATCTCAATAGCCTGCTATGGCATTTGGAATCTACCCTTGCCAAATGTGCTGCTTTGGCAGGCAACGGTGAGGAGCAGGAATATTATCACAAAAAGGCAAATCAACGTGCTTCTGCGATCAGGAAGTATTTGTGGAATGAGGAGAAAGGAGGGTATTTTGATTATGATTTTAAACGTGGCCTGGCTTCCGAAGCCTGGTCCATGGCCATGGCTTTTCCTTTGTTCTTTGGTCTTGCCAGCGAAGCCGAAGCTGAAAAAGTGATGGGACACCTGCAAACTGTTTTTTTGAAAGAAGGCGGCTTGCTCACTACCCCAAATACAACAGGACAGCAATGGGATGCACCAAACGGATGGGCTCCTTTACAATGGATCGGCTATAAAGCCGCAGTCAATTATGGCGCAGTGCAACTTGCCGGAGATATCGCCGGAAACTGGATGGCAACGGTAGAAAGGGTCTTCAAAACTACAGGCAAAATGATGGAAAAATACAATGTTGTAGATAGCGCTCTTGCTGCGGGGGGAGGAGAATATCCCAATCAGAATGGCTTCGGATGGACCAACGGAGTCTACTTAAAAATGAAAATGAATGAATAA
- a CDS encoding HlyD family efflux transporter periplasmic adaptor subunit produces the protein MPLSPYSAETISTTSIVYRSQINKSSQLIYQVTLLVVLLTFAALPFIKTPITIKGNGVLQSSLEKTELNIPVNGRLVQYRLTDNKKIKQGDTILVIDGGLPKQQSVLVQGREGQLSQFLQDINMLLSFQTLDKTNSPNLQTGQYNASWQQFVQELENAGIAKMQAASTFARYSKLYENKVLTESEYEKYKFELEQATSTYQMVRAKYKTQWQTEANGFRNELRQLSGQQAELTEQKKQYVLRAATSGSVQNLSGVQKGAYVFANQKIGEISPDASLTAFCYIKPSDIGLIKKGQEVRFQIDAYNYNQWGSAMGEVIDISDDIIVLNGNQPVFKVKCSLNQDHLVLKNGYKGYLKKGMNFTARFTVTSRSLYQLLYDKVDDWVNPNVSDKT, from the coding sequence ATGCCTCTATCTCCCTATTCTGCAGAAACGATTTCTACCACTTCTATTGTCTACCGCTCACAAATCAACAAATCATCCCAACTCATTTATCAAGTTACCCTGTTGGTTGTATTGTTGACTTTTGCGGCACTTCCATTTATTAAGACGCCCATCACCATTAAAGGAAATGGCGTTTTACAATCTTCTCTTGAAAAAACGGAATTAAACATCCCTGTTAATGGCCGACTGGTTCAATATCGGCTGACCGATAATAAAAAAATAAAACAAGGAGATACCATACTCGTGATTGATGGTGGATTACCAAAGCAACAGAGTGTCCTGGTACAGGGCCGTGAAGGTCAGCTTAGTCAGTTCCTTCAGGATATCAATATGCTGTTGTCCTTCCAAACACTGGACAAAACCAATTCCCCAAACCTGCAAACCGGACAATACAATGCTTCATGGCAACAGTTTGTGCAGGAATTAGAAAATGCCGGAATTGCAAAAATGCAGGCAGCAAGCACTTTTGCACGTTACAGTAAGTTGTACGAAAATAAGGTACTTACAGAATCTGAGTACGAAAAATATAAGTTTGAACTGGAACAAGCGACCTCGACCTACCAGATGGTCCGGGCTAAATATAAAACACAATGGCAAACGGAAGCAAACGGCTTTCGTAATGAATTACGCCAGCTTTCCGGTCAGCAGGCAGAATTGACAGAACAGAAAAAGCAGTATGTATTGAGGGCAGCAACCAGTGGTTCTGTTCAAAACCTCAGTGGCGTACAAAAAGGAGCTTATGTTTTTGCAAATCAGAAGATCGGTGAAATATCACCAGATGCGAGCTTAACGGCATTCTGTTATATCAAACCATCTGATATCGGACTTATAAAAAAAGGCCAGGAGGTGCGTTTTCAGATCGATGCCTACAATTATAACCAATGGGGATCTGCAATGGGAGAGGTCATCGATATCTCCGATGATATCATTGTTTTAAATGGAAATCAACCTGTATTCAAAGTGAAATGTAGCTTGAATCAGGATCATCTGGTCCTAAAGAATGGTTATAAAGGTTATTTAAAGAAAGGAATGAATTTTACTGCCCGTTTCACAGTAACCAGCCGTAGTTTATATCAGTTGTTATATGATAAAGTTGACGATTGGGTCAATCCAAACGTTAGCGATAAGACCTAA